The genomic interval CGCGTGGGTGAGGCTGTTTGCCTGTTTTGTTGGAGAGCTCGGCCTTTGCCATGGGACAAGATGCGGCTGAGTGAAAATGGGGGCAAGGGCAATTTGTGAAATTTTTCACAAGCGGGAGAAGTGGGCAGTGGGCAGTGGGCAGTGGGCAGTGGGCAGTGGGCAGTGGGCAGTGGGCAGTGGGCAGTGGGCAGTGGGCAGTGGGCAGTGGGCAGTGGGCAGTGGGTAGTGGGAAGTGGGAAGTGGGAAGTGGGAAGTGGGAGGTGGGAAGTAGGCAGTGGGCAGTGGGCAGTGGGCAGTGGGCAGTGGGCAGTGGGCGGTGGGCGGTGGGCGGTGCGATGTGACCTTTTTGATTTTTCTTTGCTCTTCGCGCTTCTGGGGCAAGGTGGGGAATGCTGCGTTTTTCGCTATTTGGGTTTCCAGTTTCAGTGCATTGGTTGTTTTGGGTGACCTGCGGTCTCATCGGGGGTGGGCTGGGGGCGACGACGCGCGATCAAATCATTGCGCTGGCGATGTTCATCGCGGCGGCGTTTGTTTCGATTCTGATTCACGAGCTGGGTCACGCATTTCTGATGCGGAAGTATGGGGCGAGGGCGAGCATCATGCTTTACGCGATGGGTGGACTGGCGGCGCCGGATCGTTGGTTTAGCCGGGGTCAGAGCATTGTGGTGAGCCTGGCAGGTCCGCTGGTGCAGATTGCGATCGGGGTGCTGGTGTTGATGCTGGTTCGAAACTTGCAGGTGGAGTCGCTGTTTCTTCGGGTGTTTGTTTCCGAATTCATTCAAGTGAGCGTGTTTTGGGCGCTGCTGAATCTGGTGCCGATCTATCCATTGGATGGGGGTCAGGTATTGAACAGCGCATTGGGGCCGGGGCAAACCAAGATTACTTTTACCGTGAGTGTTGTTGCGGCGGTATTGATGTCCTGTTTCTTTCTGGTGCTGTTTGGGACAAATGGGATCATCGGAGTCCTGATGTTTGGCATGCTGGCCTTTGAAAATGTGCAGCGCCTTCGCGGGGAGCGGCCCAATTCGATGTTGAATCCGCAGCAGTAATTTGGTTTTAGATTTAGATAAAATTTGATTTCATTTATGAGCACACAGCCTTTGGAAGATCTTTTTACCTTGTTGCGTTTTGCGAGTGTTTCGACGGATTCAGCTCACGATGGCGCGACGCGCGCGGCGGGGGAGTGGTTGAGGAACAAGCTGGAGGGAATGGGGTTTCGAGCGGCGTTGCATGAGACGCCGGGACATCCGGTGGTGGTGGCGAAGAATGAACACAAGCCGGGTCGGCAGACGGTTTTACTTTATGGCCATTATGATGTGCAGCCGGCGGAGCCTTTGGAGGAATGGAGAACTCCGGCGTTTGAGCCGGTGGTGATCGATGGACGGATTTTTTGCCGGGGAGCCACGGACAACAAGGGTCAGTTGATGGCGCATGTCTGTGGACTGGAGCGGACTCTGCTGGAGCAGGGAGAGTTGCCGGTGAATTTGACGATCCTGTTCGAGGGCGAGGAGGAGATCGGCAGTCCAAATTTGAAGCCGTTTTTGGAGGCACATAAGGAGGAACTGGCCTGTGATGTGGTGGCGATTTCGGACACGGGCATGGTGGCGCCCGGAGTGGGGACGTTTACGTATGGGTTGCGGGGGATCGCGTGTTGCGAGGTGGTGGTGCGGGGACCGGCGATTGATCTTCATTCGGGGATTTTTGGCGGGGCGGTGGCAAATCCGGCGACCATGGTGTCCAAACTGGTGGCGGGGCTGCATGATTTGAACGGCAAGGTGCTGGTGGACGGGTTTTATGATGCGGTGCGACCGCTGGCGGAGTGGGAGCGTCAGGCTTGGAAAAAACTGGGAGATAGCGAGGCAGAGACGTTGTCGCTGACGGGTTCGCCGGGATTGTTTGGCGAGGCGGGGTATTCGGATTTGGAGCGTCGCTGGGCGAGGCCGACGGCGGAGGTGAACGGGATCGGCGGCGGCTATCAGGGCGAGGGGAGCAAAACGGTGATTGGTCGGTCCGCCTTTGCGAAGCTGAGTTTCCGGTTGGTGCCGGATCAGGAGCCCGGGGACATTTTGGCGAAGGTGCAGGCGCATTTGCAGAAACAGCAGCTGCCGGGGGTGAAGGTCGAGGTGCAGATCGGGCACGTGGGGCAGGCCTATTTGATGGACCCGATGTCAGCACGCGGACAGGCGGCGCAGAGGGCATTGGAGAAGACCTTCGGAGCGCCCCCGGCATTGATCCGTGAGGGCGGGAGCATTCCGATTGTGCAGGCGTTTAAGGAGGTGCTGGGAGTGGATACCTTGTTGTTGGGTCTGGCGTTGCCGGATTGTCAGGCGCATGCGCCGAATGAGAATTTCCCCGTGGCGAATTTCGAGGCGGGGATGGTGCTCAACCGGCATTTGCTGGAGGCGCTGGCTTGATGAGAAGTAAACCGAGAGGGCGAACGAAATGACCAATCAAACTCAGCCGAAGTTGTGGCCGCTGGCGATATTTGTGGTGCTTTACATGGCGCTTTCGATCGGGGCTTCGCTGATGGCGGGGAATACGGAGTTTGTGTTCTACATCATAGTGATGGTCGTGCTGATCGCGGTGGTGCTGCTGGTGCATTTTCGCGTGGGACTGACTTCGTGGTTGTTATGGTTGTTGGCGGTGTGGGGACTTTTGCACATGGCGGGTGGATTGGTGCCGCTGCCGAAAGGGTGGCCCTATGATGGGGAAAATGCGGTGTTGTATAGTTGGTGGCTGGTTCCGGACCGCCTTAAATATGATCAGGTGGTGCATGCTTATGGATTTGGTCTGACGACGTGGGTTTGCTGGCATGTGTTGAAGACCTGTCTGCGGGATTTGCAGGGTCGGGTGCCGAAGCCGACGTTTGGGCTGCTGGTGCTGTGTGTGGCGGCGGGCTGTGGATTTGGTGCGATCAATGAGGTGGTGGAATTTGCGGCCACGTTGATGATGCCTAAGACCAATGTGGGCGGGTATGAGAACACAGGGTGGGATTTGGTGGCGAATTTGGTCGGTGGCATTGTGGCGGCGGTGGGGGTGAGGCTGACCAGCAAATGACGGTGGACGGATGACGGGGCGATTGAGAGCCTCCCCACGTCGGCGGCTACGATTGGGAAAGAATTGCCTTCCCGGACTTGCGCGGCACGATGGTTGCGTTCATTTGAAGCATGTTCCAACTCGAGCGCTCCTCTGGCATTTTGTTGCACCCGACTTCGCTACCCGGACGCTTCGGAATCGGGGAGATC from Phragmitibacter flavus carries:
- a CDS encoding metalloprotease; the encoded protein is MTCGLIGGGLGATTRDQIIALAMFIAAAFVSILIHELGHAFLMRKYGARASIMLYAMGGLAAPDRWFSRGQSIVVSLAGPLVQIAIGVLVLMLVRNLQVESLFLRVFVSEFIQVSVFWALLNLVPIYPLDGGQVLNSALGPGQTKITFTVSVVAAVLMSCFFLVLFGTNGIIGVLMFGMLAFENVQRLRGERPNSMLNPQQ
- a CDS encoding dipeptidase; the encoded protein is MSTQPLEDLFTLLRFASVSTDSAHDGATRAAGEWLRNKLEGMGFRAALHETPGHPVVVAKNEHKPGRQTVLLYGHYDVQPAEPLEEWRTPAFEPVVIDGRIFCRGATDNKGQLMAHVCGLERTLLEQGELPVNLTILFEGEEEIGSPNLKPFLEAHKEELACDVVAISDTGMVAPGVGTFTYGLRGIACCEVVVRGPAIDLHSGIFGGAVANPATMVSKLVAGLHDLNGKVLVDGFYDAVRPLAEWERQAWKKLGDSEAETLSLTGSPGLFGEAGYSDLERRWARPTAEVNGIGGGYQGEGSKTVIGRSAFAKLSFRLVPDQEPGDILAKVQAHLQKQQLPGVKVEVQIGHVGQAYLMDPMSARGQAAQRALEKTFGAPPALIREGGSIPIVQAFKEVLGVDTLLLGLALPDCQAHAPNENFPVANFEAGMVLNRHLLEALA
- a CDS encoding DUF2238 domain-containing protein, which gives rise to MTNQTQPKLWPLAIFVVLYMALSIGASLMAGNTEFVFYIIVMVVLIAVVLLVHFRVGLTSWLLWLLAVWGLLHMAGGLVPLPKGWPYDGENAVLYSWWLVPDRLKYDQVVHAYGFGLTTWVCWHVLKTCLRDLQGRVPKPTFGLLVLCVAAGCGFGAINEVVEFAATLMMPKTNVGGYENTGWDLVANLVGGIVAAVGVRLTSK